A region of Pseudomonas cavernicola DNA encodes the following proteins:
- a CDS encoding 5-oxoprolinase subunit PxpA, whose amino-acid sequence MNKRILLNCDMGESFGVWSMGDDAHAMPLVDQANLACGFHAADPLTMQRTVALAAQHGVAIGAHPAYPDLVGFGRRHMACSAEEVRAMVLYQIGALEAFCRAAGTQLAYVKPHGALYNDLVRNDALLAAVLQACAAFRPGLPLMVLALADNRREQRLAAAVGVPLLFEAFADRAYLADGQLAPRRLAAAVHHDPERILQQALAIARAEPFPDLDGAPLQLRADSLCVHGDNAESLAVLRRLRAMLDAA is encoded by the coding sequence ATGAACAAACGAATCCTACTGAACTGCGATATGGGTGAAAGCTTCGGCGTCTGGAGCATGGGCGACGATGCTCACGCCATGCCGCTGGTGGATCAGGCCAACCTGGCCTGTGGCTTCCACGCCGCCGATCCGTTGACCATGCAGCGCACCGTGGCGCTCGCTGCGCAGCACGGCGTGGCGATTGGCGCGCACCCGGCTTACCCGGATCTGGTCGGTTTCGGTCGCCGGCATATGGCCTGCTCGGCGGAGGAGGTGCGGGCCATGGTGCTGTATCAGATCGGCGCACTGGAGGCCTTTTGCCGCGCCGCCGGTACCCAGTTGGCTTACGTCAAACCGCATGGCGCGCTGTACAACGACCTGGTGCGCAACGACGCGTTACTGGCTGCGGTGCTGCAAGCCTGCGCCGCCTTTCGCCCGGGCTTGCCGCTGATGGTGCTGGCCTTGGCCGATAACCGTCGCGAACAGCGCTTGGCCGCGGCCGTCGGGGTGCCGCTGTTGTTCGAGGCCTTTGCCGACCGCGCTTATCTGGCCGATGGCCAACTGGCGCCACGGCGTCTGGCCGCTGCGGTGCATCATGATCCCGAGCGGATCTTGCAACAGGCCTTGGCGATTGCCCGTGCTGAGCCGTTCCCCGATCTGGATGGTGCGCCGCTGCAGCTGCGCGCCGACAGCCTCTGCGTGCATGGCGACAATGCCGAGTCACTGGCCGTGCTGCGGCGTCTGCGCGCAATGTTGGACGCGGCATGA
- the pxpB gene encoding 5-oxoprolinase subunit PxpB, with protein sequence MMRIEPAGAQALLLVLAETPDADLPLRIALLAERIRQRLGPMLIDLVPGWTSLLLHYDLMRTDHLQLAAQLAPLLEAWQAEPPPSEAGRLQQIPIWYVAEDLESVAAACGLSVAEVIELHSAGEYRVGAIGFAPGFAYLGELDARLALPRRATPRTQVPAGSLAIAERQTAIYPQASPGGWHLIGRCPWRLFDARATPVCPLALGDRVRFVPIDRQNYLAQGGEL encoded by the coding sequence ATGATGCGAATCGAACCGGCCGGTGCACAAGCGCTGCTGCTGGTGCTGGCCGAAACCCCGGATGCGGATTTACCGCTGCGCATTGCCCTGCTGGCCGAGCGTATCCGTCAGCGTCTAGGCCCGATGCTGATTGACCTGGTGCCCGGCTGGACCAGCCTGCTGCTGCATTACGACCTCATGCGTACCGATCACCTGCAATTGGCCGCGCAGCTGGCGCCCTTGCTGGAAGCCTGGCAGGCCGAGCCGCCGCCAAGCGAGGCCGGGCGCTTACAGCAAATCCCGATCTGGTACGTCGCTGAAGACCTTGAGTCCGTGGCCGCCGCCTGCGGTTTGAGCGTGGCCGAGGTAATCGAGTTGCACAGCGCGGGCGAATACCGGGTCGGCGCCATCGGTTTCGCCCCGGGCTTCGCTTACCTCGGCGAGCTGGACGCCCGCCTGGCGCTGCCGCGTCGCGCCACGCCTCGCACGCAGGTGCCAGCCGGTAGCCTGGCGATTGCCGAACGCCAAACCGCGATCTACCCGCAAGCCTCGCCAGGCGGCTGGCACCTGATTGGCCGTTGCCCTTGGCGCTTGTTCGACGCCCGTGCGACACCGGTGTGTCCGCTGGCACTGGGCGACCGGGTGCGCTTTGTACCGATCGATCGGCAGAATTACCTCGCCCAGGGTGGTGAGTTGTGA
- a CDS encoding PepSY domain-containing protein: MLKKTLFQLHWFFGISAGLVLALMGVTGALYSFEGEIMRALNPDTLRVQVRESGVLAPAELVQKIEAAEGKTIASLWVETTSGNAARVFFTPPPGERRGPMRYFDPYSGELLDEPTGQQFFGLMLQLHRFLALGEFGKQITAACTLILIFFCLSGLYLRWPRQALNWRAWLTLDWARKGRNFNWDLHSVAGTWCLAFYLLASLTGLYWSYDWYREGLTKLLADAPAGEARGKPAGRGEGRSDGGRGMPAPPGPPLVVDYPAVWQSIQNAAGPQMTAYNLRLPPVGGQPATVFYLLADADHPRALNQILLDPASGKIARHERYNDKSFKAQLLTSVYALHVGEYFGLAGRILMLLASAAMPLFAITGWLLYLDRRRKQRAIRTARGDIRTSGGDGWLIGFASQSGFAEQLAWQTAGHLQAAGHPVRVQPLAALDEQSLRQAQNALFVVSTFGDGEAPDSARGFERKLLGQAVTLGNLRYAVLALGDRQYAQFCGFARRLHGWLGQQGAQSLFAPVEVDNGDGTALQHWQQQLGQLTGCQALTAWQAPDFASWTLSGRELLNSGSAGAPTFLLRLAAPSSAAGDWLAGDLVEVLPRNSAIAVEAFLAGLGVAAQTPVQLAGLSETLAQALASRQLPPSREHLVGLHAQALVDALIPLAAREYSIASLPSDGALELIVRQERHADGSLGLGSGWLTEYAPAGAAVSLRLRRNSGFHLPQEPRPLILLGNGTGLAGLRSLLKARIAEGCKHNWLLFGERNAAHDFFCRAELQGWLADGALARLDLAFSRDQAQKIYVQDRLRGAADELRNWLAEGAAIYVCGSLQGMAEGVDQVLNELLGAQAVQQLTEEGRYRRDVY, translated from the coding sequence GTGTTGAAAAAAACTCTGTTCCAGTTGCACTGGTTCTTCGGCATCAGCGCCGGCTTGGTGCTGGCGTTGATGGGCGTAACCGGTGCGCTGTATTCCTTTGAAGGCGAGATCATGCGCGCCCTCAACCCGGACACCTTGCGGGTCCAGGTGCGTGAGTCCGGCGTGCTGGCGCCGGCCGAGCTGGTGCAGAAGATCGAGGCCGCCGAGGGTAAGACGATCGCTAGCCTGTGGGTCGAAACCACGAGCGGCAACGCCGCACGGGTGTTCTTCACCCCACCGCCGGGCGAGCGGCGCGGGCCGATGCGTTATTTCGACCCCTACAGCGGCGAGTTGCTGGACGAGCCGACGGGGCAGCAGTTTTTTGGCCTGATGCTGCAGTTGCACCGCTTCCTCGCCCTGGGTGAGTTCGGTAAACAGATCACCGCCGCCTGCACCCTGATCCTCATCTTCTTTTGTCTGTCTGGCCTCTATCTGCGCTGGCCACGCCAGGCGCTGAACTGGCGCGCCTGGCTGACCCTGGATTGGGCGCGCAAGGGTCGTAACTTCAATTGGGATCTGCATTCGGTCGCTGGGACCTGGTGTCTGGCGTTTTATTTGTTGGCGTCACTGACCGGGCTGTATTGGTCTTACGACTGGTATCGCGAGGGGCTGACCAAGCTGCTCGCCGATGCGCCGGCCGGTGAGGCGCGCGGCAAGCCCGCTGGACGTGGCGAGGGCCGCAGCGATGGCGGGCGGGGTATGCCGGCGCCGCCCGGGCCGCCGCTGGTGGTCGACTACCCGGCGGTGTGGCAGAGCATCCAGAATGCCGCCGGGCCGCAGATGACAGCCTACAACCTGCGCCTGCCGCCGGTCGGCGGGCAGCCGGCGACGGTGTTCTACTTGCTGGCAGATGCCGACCACCCGCGCGCGCTCAATCAGATCCTGCTCGACCCGGCCAGCGGCAAGATCGCCCGCCACGAGCGCTACAACGACAAGAGTTTCAAGGCGCAGTTGCTGACCAGCGTCTACGCCCTGCACGTTGGCGAATACTTCGGCCTGGCCGGGCGCATCCTGATGCTGCTGGCCAGCGCGGCGATGCCGTTGTTCGCCATCACCGGCTGGCTGCTCTACCTCGACCGGCGGCGCAAGCAGCGCGCGATCCGTACGGCGCGTGGCGATATCCGCACCAGCGGTGGAGACGGCTGGCTGATCGGCTTCGCCAGCCAGAGCGGTTTCGCCGAACAGTTGGCCTGGCAGACCGCCGGGCATTTGCAGGCCGCCGGCCATCCAGTGCGGGTGCAGCCGCTGGCGGCGCTGGATGAGCAGAGTCTGCGCCAGGCGCAAAACGCGTTGTTTGTGGTCAGCACCTTTGGCGATGGTGAAGCCCCGGACAGCGCCCGCGGTTTCGAGCGCAAGCTGCTCGGTCAAGCCGTGACGCTGGGTAACCTGAGATACGCCGTGCTGGCCCTGGGCGATCGGCAGTACGCGCAGTTTTGCGGCTTTGCCCGGCGTTTGCACGGCTGGCTCGGTCAGCAGGGCGCGCAGAGTCTGTTCGCGCCGGTCGAGGTGGATAACGGCGACGGTACTGCACTGCAACACTGGCAGCAGCAGCTTGGCCAGTTGACCGGCTGCCAAGCGCTGACGGCTTGGCAGGCACCAGACTTTGCCAGTTGGACCTTGAGTGGGCGTGAGTTGCTGAATTCCGGCAGCGCTGGTGCGCCGACCTTCCTATTACGCCTGGCTGCGCCAAGCAGCGCGGCCGGCGATTGGCTCGCCGGCGATCTGGTGGAGGTGCTGCCGCGTAACAGCGCCATAGCGGTCGAGGCATTTCTCGCCGGCCTGGGCGTGGCGGCGCAGACGCCGGTGCAGCTGGCCGGTCTGAGCGAAACCCTGGCTCAGGCGCTGGCGAGCCGGCAGCTGCCGCCGAGCCGCGAGCATCTGGTCGGCCTGCATGCGCAAGCCTTGGTCGATGCGCTGATTCCGCTGGCGGCGCGCGAATACTCGATCGCTTCGCTGCCGAGTGATGGCGCGCTGGAGCTGATCGTGCGTCAGGAGCGCCACGCGGATGGCAGTTTGGGCCTGGGTTCCGGCTGGCTGACCGAGTACGCGCCGGCCGGCGCTGCGGTCAGCTTGCGCCTGCGCCGTAACAGCGGCTTCCACCTGCCACAAGAGCCGCGTCCGCTGATCCTGCTCGGTAACGGCACTGGTCTGGCGGGCCTGCGCAGCCTGCTCAAGGCGCGCATCGCCGAGGGCTGCAAGCACAACTGGCTGCTGTTCGGCGAGCGTAACGCCGCCCACGATTTCTTCTGCCGCGCTGAACTGCAGGGCTGGCTGGCCGACGGCGCACTGGCGCGACTGGACCTGGCCTTCTCCCGCGATCAGGCGCAGAAGATTTATGTGCAGGACCGCCTGCGCGGGGCTGCGGATGAACTGCGCAACTGGCTGGCCGAGGGCGCAGCGATCTATGTCTGCGGCAGCCTGCAGGGGATGGCCGAGGGCGTCGACCAGGTGCTGAACGAACTGCTCGGTGCGCAGGCTGTGCAGCAGCTGACGGAAGAGGGCCGCTACCGCCGCGATGTGTATTGA
- a CDS encoding Fe2+-dependent dioxygenase: MMVHIPKVLTPEQVAECRRLLQQAQWIDGKATAGFQSAMAKDNLQLPEDSPQARQMGELILQALERNPLFISAALPKKVFPPLFNCYQGGQSFGLHVDNAVREVRGTGERIRTDLSATLFFCNPDEYDGGELLVEDTYGAHSVKLPAGDLILYPSTSLHRVNPVTRGARVCSFFWLQSMVRDDGQRSLLFDLDSSIQQLNSELGAGHASSVQLTGVYHNLLRRWADV; encoded by the coding sequence ATGATGGTGCATATCCCCAAGGTGTTGACCCCCGAACAGGTCGCCGAGTGCCGGCGCCTGTTACAGCAGGCGCAGTGGATCGATGGCAAGGCGACTGCAGGTTTCCAGTCGGCGATGGCCAAGGACAACCTGCAATTGCCGGAGGACAGCCCGCAGGCACGGCAGATGGGCGAACTGATCCTTCAGGCACTCGAGCGCAATCCGTTGTTCATCTCCGCAGCCCTGCCAAAAAAGGTTTTCCCGCCGCTGTTCAACTGCTACCAGGGTGGGCAGTCGTTCGGCCTGCATGTGGATAACGCCGTGCGCGAAGTGCGTGGTACGGGCGAGCGCATCCGTACCGATCTGTCCGCCACGCTGTTCTTCTGCAACCCGGACGAATACGACGGCGGTGAGCTGCTGGTGGAAGACACCTATGGTGCGCACAGCGTCAAGCTGCCGGCCGGCGATCTGATCCTCTATCCGTCTACCAGCCTGCACCGGGTCAACCCAGTCACTCGCGGCGCACGAGTCTGCTCGTTCTTCTGGCTGCAGAGCATGGTTCGCGATGACGGCCAGCGCAGTCTCTTGTTCGATCTGGATTCGAGCATCCAACAACTCAATAGTGAGTTGGGCGCCGGGCACGCCAGCAGCGTGCAGTTGACCGGCGTGTATCACAACCTGCTGCGGCGCTGGGCTGATGTGTAG